A single window of Anaerocolumna chitinilytica DNA harbors:
- a CDS encoding histidine phosphatase family protein — MRNWADNQIKLILIRHGETPSNGLGRYLGKTEENLSKAGIERILKAKSEGKYPAADICFSSPMRRCIETARLIYECCTPILIEEWREIDFGRFEGKNYQELNGDREYQAWIDSNGTLPFPEGESRAAFLVRCLNGMYLMVDKLINRKADTPLTVAAIVHGGTIMSILSTYGKDNYFNYQCKNAEGYECNMILSMDHGLPQNIKIDILRKL; from the coding sequence ATGCGGAATTGGGCAGATAATCAAATAAAACTAATATTGATACGGCATGGAGAGACACCATCCAATGGTTTAGGAAGATATCTCGGTAAGACCGAGGAGAATCTATCCAAAGCGGGGATAGAAAGGATTCTTAAGGCTAAAAGTGAAGGAAAATATCCTGCAGCAGACATTTGCTTTTCTAGTCCTATGAGACGGTGTATAGAAACTGCAAGGCTTATATATGAATGCTGTACTCCGATTCTTATTGAGGAGTGGAGAGAGATTGATTTTGGCCGCTTTGAAGGTAAAAATTATCAGGAACTCAATGGAGACAGAGAGTATCAGGCGTGGATAGACAGCAACGGAACATTGCCTTTTCCGGAGGGGGAGAGCAGAGCGGCATTCCTTGTAAGATGCCTAAATGGTATGTACCTGATGGTAGATAAACTGATAAATAGGAAAGCGGATACTCCGCTGACGGTGGCTGCAATAGTGCATGGTGGAACCATTATGTCAATACTTAGCACTTACGGAAAGGATAATTATTTTAATTATCAATGTAAGAATGCTGAGGGTTATGAATGCAACATGATATTATCCATGGACCATGGGCTACCGCAAAATATTAAGATAGATATCCTTAGGAAATTATAA
- the cbiB gene encoding adenosylcobinamide-phosphate synthase CbiB yields the protein MVYHIGGFFIGFVLDLLMGDPYWLPHPIRLIGTLISKLDHVLLTTKESERNDKQEFYKGILLTVLVLFITVFSAFLILYLAYWVSPYLGLIVESIMTYQILATKCLKQESMKVYKKLKEKDLSGARKAVSMIVGRDTECLDETGVAKAAIETVAENTSDGVIAPMLFLAVGGPVLGFFYKAVNTMDSMVGYKNDRYLYFGRAAAKLDDAVNFIPARVSAVLMIIASYLGGRDYNGRAACKIYKRDRRNHASPNSAHTEAVCAGALGIRLAGNASYFGKMHQKPFIGDATRNVEEEDIVRANCLLYITAGLCEGICLICLIVIGLLL from the coding sequence ATGGTTTATCATATTGGAGGATTTTTTATTGGATTTGTACTGGATCTCTTAATGGGAGATCCATACTGGCTGCCCCATCCAATCAGACTTATTGGCACACTAATTTCAAAATTAGATCATGTGCTCTTAACAACAAAGGAATCGGAAAGAAATGATAAACAGGAATTCTATAAAGGAATTCTATTAACGGTACTAGTGCTGTTTATTACAGTCTTTTCCGCTTTCCTAATCTTATACCTGGCGTATTGGGTATCACCTTACCTGGGTCTTATTGTTGAAAGTATTATGACTTATCAGATTCTTGCTACAAAATGCTTAAAACAAGAAAGTATGAAGGTATACAAAAAGTTGAAGGAAAAAGACTTGTCCGGAGCAAGAAAAGCAGTATCCATGATTGTAGGAAGAGACACTGAGTGCCTTGATGAAACTGGAGTTGCAAAGGCTGCTATTGAAACGGTGGCTGAAAATACTTCTGATGGTGTTATCGCACCAATGCTATTTCTGGCAGTGGGGGGGCCTGTATTGGGATTCTTTTATAAGGCAGTTAATACGATGGATTCCATGGTGGGATATAAAAACGACCGATATCTATACTTTGGTAGAGCAGCGGCAAAATTAGACGATGCAGTAAATTTCATACCTGCCAGAGTCAGCGCTGTTTTAATGATAATTGCCAGTTATCTTGGCGGAAGAGATTATAACGGCAGAGCTGCTTGTAAGATATATAAGCGAGACAGGCGAAATCATGCGAGTCCTAATTCTGCCCATACAGAAGCCGTGTGTGCCGGGGCATTGGGAATACGCCTTGCAGGTAATGCAAGTTATTTTGGAAAAATGCATCAGAAACCTTTTATAGGTGATGCAACAAGGAATGTTGAAGAGGAAGATATAGTCAGAGCTAATTGTCTCTTATACATAACGGCAGGACTTTGTGAAGGAATCTGTCTAATCTGTTTGATAGTTATTGGCTTATTATTGTGA
- a CDS encoding pyridoxal phosphate-dependent aminotransferase, whose translation MKGTNMQHGGDIYRNKIKLDFSVNINPYGMPDSVRLALLRAIGDCDKYPDIQSMDLINSISELTGVDGRFILPGNGASELFAAIVHGIQPRRIVIPVPSFYGYEKAAAMAESFKIINKETAIAAALEEPVETLGKRPAKAAMMAEPEVVFYEMKETAAFKLDEGIREYLTEETDLLFLANPNNPLGNLVEGGLLEQIAKDCKEKRICLVIDECFLDFTGEEEKYSFKRKLREYPEVIVVKAFTKIFAIPGVRLGFLLCSDENRKGKIQKHLPEWNLSVFAQAAGRAACQEIAYMKQTVKFVQEERDYLSEELRKMGIEVYPSQTDYLFIRTEIPLYEKLLEKEILIRDCSNFRGLGRGYYRIAVKTHEENKQLINAVKEIKKLEH comes from the coding sequence ATGAAAGGAACGAATATGCAGCACGGTGGTGATATCTACAGAAATAAAATTAAACTTGATTTTTCAGTTAATATAAATCCATATGGAATGCCGGATTCTGTAAGATTAGCTTTATTAAGAGCCATAGGAGATTGCGATAAGTACCCGGATATTCAGTCAATGGATCTTATAAACAGTATATCCGAGCTAACCGGAGTAGATGGCAGGTTCATATTGCCTGGAAATGGTGCCTCCGAATTATTTGCCGCCATCGTACATGGGATACAACCAAGAAGGATTGTTATACCGGTACCCTCCTTCTACGGATATGAAAAAGCCGCAGCTATGGCAGAGTCATTTAAAATTATCAATAAAGAAACAGCCATAGCTGCAGCTTTGGAAGAGCCAGTGGAAACATTAGGGAAAAGACCAGCCAAAGCTGCTATGATGGCAGAGCCGGAAGTAGTTTTCTATGAGATGAAAGAGACAGCAGCTTTCAAGCTGGACGAAGGAATCAGAGAGTATCTCACAGAGGAGACGGACCTTTTATTTCTCGCAAATCCCAATAATCCTTTGGGGAATCTGGTAGAAGGTGGATTGTTAGAGCAAATTGCGAAAGACTGCAAGGAGAAACGGATATGCCTTGTTATCGATGAATGCTTTCTGGATTTTACAGGGGAAGAAGAAAAGTATAGCTTTAAAAGGAAACTGAGGGAATATCCGGAGGTTATAGTGGTTAAAGCTTTTACAAAAATATTTGCAATACCGGGCGTAAGACTGGGATTTCTCTTATGCAGTGATGAAAACCGAAAGGGAAAGATACAAAAACACCTTCCGGAATGGAACTTATCCGTATTTGCACAGGCTGCAGGAAGGGCTGCCTGTCAAGAAATTGCATATATGAAACAGACAGTTAAGTTTGTTCAGGAAGAGCGGGATTACTTATCTGAAGAACTAAGAAAAATGGGAATTGAAGTGTATCCTTCTCAGACAGATTATCTGTTCATCAGAACAGAAATACCTCTCTATGAAAAACTGCTTGAGAAAGAAATACTGATCCGTGACTGTAGTAATTTCCGTGGCTTGGGAAGAGGATATTATCGTATTGCAGTAAAAACTCATGAGGAGAATAAGCAATTAATAAATGCAGTGAAAGAGATAAAAAAGCTGGAACATTAA
- a CDS encoding precorrin-8X methylmutase: MIQEIEFVLPDEIENRSFEIISEELKGKNIVLKAEQEMVIKRVIHTSADFDYADTLAFSEDAVRKAKELIAQGADIVTDTNMALAGINKGILAKYGGEAHCYMAEKEVMEIAKESRSTRAAVSMEIAAKIEKPVIFAIGNAPTALLKLYEMLEKEIFRPAFIIGVPVGFVNVVQAKELIAGTDIPYIINRGRKGGSNVAAAIVNALLYELNKSE; this comes from the coding sequence ATGATTCAGGAAATTGAATTCGTACTTCCGGATGAGATTGAAAATAGAAGCTTTGAAATTATTTCAGAGGAATTAAAGGGAAAAAACATCGTATTAAAAGCCGAGCAGGAAATGGTTATAAAGAGGGTTATCCATACCAGCGCAGATTTTGATTATGCGGATACCCTTGCCTTTTCAGAGGATGCAGTTAGAAAGGCAAAGGAGCTTATAGCACAAGGAGCGGATATTGTTACAGACACTAATATGGCGCTGGCAGGAATCAATAAGGGGATACTTGCAAAATATGGCGGCGAGGCTCATTGTTATATGGCAGAAAAGGAAGTAATGGAGATCGCGAAAGAGAGCAGGTCCACCAGAGCTGCCGTTAGCATGGAGATTGCGGCAAAAATAGAGAAGCCTGTAATATTTGCTATTGGGAATGCTCCTACAGCCCTCCTTAAACTTTATGAAATGCTTGAAAAGGAAATTTTCAGACCTGCTTTTATCATTGGTGTACCCGTTGGCTTTGTCAACGTGGTTCAGGCAAAGGAATTAATAGCAGGAACAGATATTCCCTATATCATCAACAGAGGAAGAAAAGGCGGGAGTAATGTGGCAGCAGCTATCGTAAATGCACTGCTTTATGAACTAAATAAAAGCGAATAA
- the cbiD gene encoding cobalt-precorrin-5B (C(1))-methyltransferase CbiD: MRYGFTTGSCAAAAAKAAAYMLLTGKEKKTIRIDTPKGIPYQTEILEITRTERVVSCAVRKDGGDDPDITHGTLIFAAVSLEEREENDRIRIDGGIGVGRVTKPGLDQPIGNAAINHVPREMIAKEVSEICALTDYKGGISVIISVPDGEKLAAETFNPRLGILGGISILGTSGIVEPMSTKALLDTIQVELNVKKAEGCKYIAVAPGNYGQAFMRETYQYELDKSVKCSNYIGDTIDMAIASEFEGMLLTGHIGKLVKLSGGIMNTHSKEGDCRMELMATAGIQAGITADTARKILNSVTTEEGIRILKTCGKLTDTMSLIMEKACFYLNVRSRGKIAVECIMYANEFGELASSSGAKDLMERIKRNGE; encoded by the coding sequence ATGCGTTATGGGTTTACTACCGGAAGCTGTGCGGCAGCTGCAGCAAAAGCTGCTGCCTATATGCTCTTAACCGGGAAAGAAAAAAAGACAATTAGAATCGATACTCCAAAAGGAATTCCTTATCAGACTGAAATATTGGAAATCACAAGAACAGAAAGGGTCGTCAGTTGTGCGGTTAGAAAGGACGGTGGAGATGATCCGGATATTACTCATGGGACCTTAATTTTTGCAGCTGTTTCCCTGGAAGAGAGGGAAGAGAACGACAGAATCCGTATCGATGGAGGAATCGGGGTAGGGAGAGTGACGAAACCCGGACTTGACCAGCCTATAGGGAACGCAGCCATTAACCATGTTCCGCGGGAAATGATTGCAAAGGAAGTGTCTGAAATCTGTGCTCTGACGGATTATAAAGGTGGTATTAGTGTAATTATATCCGTTCCTGACGGAGAAAAGCTGGCAGCAGAAACCTTTAACCCAAGGCTTGGTATCCTGGGAGGAATTTCAATTCTAGGTACAAGTGGAATTGTGGAACCTATGAGCACCAAAGCTCTGTTGGACACTATTCAAGTTGAACTGAATGTAAAAAAAGCAGAGGGATGTAAATATATCGCAGTAGCACCGGGAAATTATGGACAGGCCTTTATGAGGGAAACTTATCAATATGAACTGGATAAAAGTGTAAAGTGCAGTAATTATATTGGTGATACCATTGATATGGCAATAGCCTCCGAATTTGAAGGAATGCTTTTAACCGGGCATATCGGTAAGTTAGTTAAACTCTCCGGCGGAATTATGAATACCCATTCCAAAGAAGGGGACTGCCGTATGGAATTGATGGCAACAGCTGGGATACAGGCAGGTATTACCGCGGATACGGCAAGGAAAATTCTTAATAGTGTTACAACTGAAGAAGGAATCAGAATCCTGAAAACCTGCGGTAAGCTTACTGATACGATGAGTCTTATTATGGAAAAAGCCTGTTTTTATCTTAATGTAAGGTCAAGGGGAAAGATAGCTGTTGAGTGCATCATGTATGCCAATGAATTCGGAGAACTGGCAAGCAGCAGCGGAGCAAAAGACCTGATGGAAAGAATAAAGAGAAATGGAGAATAG
- the cobM gene encoding precorrin-4 C(11)-methyltransferase, whose protein sequence is MVYFVGAGTGAADLITVRGKNLLEKAEVIIYAGSLVNPELLSYARKSCIIHNSARMTLDEVIEVIKSAEEKGKTTVRLHTGDPSIYGAVREQMDRLEELGIAFESCPGVSACFGAAASLNLEYTLPGISQTLIITRMAGKTAVPEAESIRSLATHKASMAIYLSTGLLKELSQSLIEGGYSEDTPAAIVYKATWPEEKAYLCTIRTLELTSKTHGITKTALILVGDAIAHQNYKLSRLYAPDFETEFREKRI, encoded by the coding sequence ATGGTGTATTTTGTTGGAGCTGGAACGGGAGCTGCGGACTTAATTACAGTGAGGGGAAAGAATCTGTTAGAAAAAGCGGAGGTGATAATCTATGCAGGCTCCCTTGTAAATCCTGAACTTTTAAGCTATGCCAGAAAGTCCTGTATAATTCACAACAGTGCCAGAATGACGTTGGATGAAGTCATAGAAGTTATAAAGTCCGCGGAGGAGAAGGGGAAAACTACAGTACGCCTTCATACGGGGGACCCCAGTATATACGGAGCTGTCAGAGAACAAATGGACAGGTTGGAGGAACTAGGAATTGCTTTTGAGAGCTGTCCTGGCGTCAGCGCATGTTTTGGAGCGGCGGCTTCCCTGAACCTTGAATATACTTTGCCGGGGATATCTCAGACCTTGATTATTACAAGAATGGCAGGAAAGACTGCCGTACCGGAGGCAGAGAGTATAAGAAGCCTGGCGACACATAAGGCTTCTATGGCCATTTATTTAAGCACCGGTTTGTTAAAAGAGCTAAGCCAAAGTTTGATAGAGGGCGGATACTCAGAGGATACACCTGCGGCTATTGTTTACAAAGCTACCTGGCCGGAGGAAAAGGCTTACCTGTGTACAATCAGGACGCTGGAATTGACTTCTAAGACTCATGGCATCACAAAGACTGCCCTTATCTTGGTTGGAGATGCAATAGCCCATCAAAATTATAAACTATCAAGACTTTATGCACCGGACTTTGAGACAGAATTCCGAGAAAAAAGAATATGA
- a CDS encoding cobalt-precorrin 5A hydrolase, giving the protein MKISVISFTKRGMELSYKVRDILLSYKIDAEIFTKHKAAITKDRMKTDQATEENKEIEENKEIIINKEIKFVSETLHQWAEKQFTDHHALLFIGACAIAVRTIAPFLKDKLSDSAVLVMDEAGKFVIPMLSGHYGGANELAERIAKDMGAIPVVTTATDVNGLFAVDVFAKKNNLSICNKEGIKEVSSAVLDKSEVTMAVAGEYSGRVPEEITLVEYPKDKKVSIMVSPYLADGEKAQLQLCPKIYVIGIGCKRGKSLEEIEKVIHKQLQQAGIQKEAVFAIASIDRKKDEGALVQYAEKHNLPFLTFSEKILNCIEGDFYASAFVKEQVGVDNVCERSAMAATGSDGELIIKKHAENGVTVAIAKKKWSVVFDETHN; this is encoded by the coding sequence ATGAAGATTTCCGTTATCAGTTTCACAAAAAGAGGAATGGAACTCTCCTATAAAGTCAGAGATATTTTACTAAGTTATAAAATAGATGCAGAGATATTTACAAAGCATAAAGCAGCAATAACAAAAGATAGGATGAAGACAGATCAAGCAACAGAAGAAAATAAAGAAATAGAAGAAAACAAAGAAATTATCATCAACAAAGAAATAAAATTCGTATCTGAAACTCTGCATCAATGGGCAGAAAAACAGTTCACAGACCATCATGCCTTACTGTTTATTGGTGCCTGTGCCATAGCGGTGCGCACTATTGCACCATTTCTAAAAGATAAACTTTCTGATTCAGCGGTTCTGGTAATGGACGAGGCAGGAAAATTTGTAATTCCAATGCTTTCCGGACACTACGGAGGAGCCAATGAATTGGCGGAAAGAATTGCAAAGGATATGGGAGCAATTCCTGTTGTTACTACTGCCACAGATGTCAACGGACTGTTTGCAGTGGATGTATTTGCAAAAAAGAATAACTTAAGCATTTGTAACAAAGAAGGTATCAAGGAAGTATCTTCCGCTGTTCTGGATAAATCAGAGGTAACAATGGCGGTAGCAGGAGAGTACAGCGGACGAGTACCGGAAGAGATAACGCTGGTAGAATACCCTAAGGATAAGAAAGTATCAATTATGGTATCACCTTATTTGGCGGACGGGGAAAAGGCGCAATTACAGCTATGCCCAAAGATTTATGTAATTGGAATTGGCTGTAAAAGAGGAAAATCCCTGGAAGAGATTGAAAAAGTAATTCATAAACAGCTGCAGCAAGCAGGCATACAAAAGGAAGCGGTCTTTGCAATTGCTTCCATTGATCGGAAAAAGGATGAGGGAGCCTTGGTTCAATATGCGGAGAAACATAACCTTCCCTTTCTAACCTTTTCTGAGAAGATATTAAATTGCATAGAAGGTGACTTTTATGCTTCAGCCTTTGTAAAAGAACAAGTAGGAGTTGACAATGTATGTGAGCGTTCTGCCATGGCAGCTACAGGGAGTGACGGAGAGTTGATTATAAAAAAACATGCAGAAAACGGAGTTACCGTAGCAATAGCTAAAAAGAAATGGAGTGTGGTATTTGATGAAACACACAATTAA
- the cobJ gene encoding precorrin-3B C(17)-methyltransferase, with product MKHTINVVGMGPGAEEMMSFQAIKALEDSDVIIGYSVYLELLGDRFSDKEFLSTPMRKEAERCRMCFEEALKGKKVSMVCSGDAGVYGMASLMYEIGKEYEECEITIVPGITAANSGAAYLGAPLNHDYCVISLSDLLTPWDKIEKRLKAAAEGDFCIAIYNPSSHKRADYLKKACEILLEQIEETRICGYVANIGREGTVCITCTLKELKEKQVDMFTTVFIGNSNTELINGKLVAKRGYHL from the coding sequence ATGAAACACACAATTAATGTAGTAGGAATGGGGCCGGGAGCAGAAGAGATGATGTCCTTTCAGGCAATTAAAGCCTTGGAGGATAGTGATGTAATTATTGGATACTCGGTATACTTAGAATTGTTAGGAGATCGTTTCTCTGACAAAGAATTTCTGTCCACTCCCATGCGCAAGGAGGCTGAGCGCTGTCGGATGTGCTTTGAGGAAGCTTTAAAGGGAAAAAAAGTATCCATGGTTTGCAGCGGAGATGCGGGAGTATATGGAATGGCATCTCTGATGTATGAAATCGGGAAGGAATATGAAGAGTGTGAGATTACCATAGTTCCCGGAATTACTGCTGCCAACAGCGGTGCAGCTTATCTTGGAGCGCCGCTGAATCATGATTATTGTGTTATAAGTCTCAGTGATTTATTAACACCCTGGGATAAGATAGAAAAGAGGCTTAAAGCTGCCGCAGAGGGGGATTTTTGTATTGCAATCTATAATCCTTCCAGCCATAAGAGGGCGGATTATCTGAAGAAGGCCTGTGAAATTTTGCTGGAGCAGATAGAAGAAACACGTATTTGCGGCTATGTTGCGAATATCGGCAGAGAAGGAACTGTATGTATTACCTGTACTTTAAAAGAATTAAAAGAGAAACAGGTAGATATGTTTACCACTGTATTTATTGGTAATTCCAATACAGAGCTTATTAACGGGAAGCTGGTTGCCAAAAGAGGGTATCACCTATGA
- the cobK gene encoding precorrin-6A reductase, translating into MNQILIFSGTTEGRKLAEDLCKKGIHCTVCVATEYGEMVMEKREGLRICQGRMTVREMRELIQKENYNAVVDATHPFATVVSDNIRSSMTDCRIPYLRLRRQTRNQVIERIHNSREMQISFYPNSNSCAEALTDTSGKILLTTGSKELAIYSSKPWLKERLIVRVLPGIESINLCYEKGLTGRQIIAMQGPFSVEMNEAIMKQYDISCLVTKESGSAGGFLQKIKAAENLNIKVMVIGNPEPDEGLTQTEVYLELEKLTGVNLFEEEKVEISFIGMGMGNPRLLTKEAEEKLKIADVCFGAERLVNSIPWMKEKHSFYLARDIIPWLKEHRVKQAAVLFSGDTGFYSGSEKLREALKDEAEAENGLKSEVFIYPGISSISYLAARLQTSWQEAEIISIHGRAANVAWAVRANKKTFLLVSGVSDVRTLGSLLMAAGMEEVVISLGYQLSYPEEEIITISPAECLTLEKEGLYACMIVNDKAAERVLTHGMADEMFIRDKVPMTKEEIREISICKLGLAKTSVLYDVGSGTGSIAVECARISEDIQVYAIEKKAEAAKLIKVNRAQFGLTNVSVIQGEAPEAFLNLPFPTHAFIGGSSGNMKEILTAIYRKNPGARIVINVITLETLSEVTELLRTLPVRQEEIVQLQVSKASKAGRYHLMKAENPVYVISFFFKEEGQEKV; encoded by the coding sequence ATGAATCAGATATTGATTTTTTCCGGTACGACGGAAGGCAGAAAGCTGGCAGAAGATCTATGTAAAAAAGGTATTCACTGTACCGTCTGCGTGGCTACGGAGTACGGTGAGATGGTAATGGAGAAGAGAGAGGGGCTAAGAATCTGTCAGGGCAGAATGACTGTCCGGGAGATGAGGGAATTAATACAAAAGGAAAATTATAATGCAGTAGTTGATGCAACCCACCCTTTTGCAACGGTTGTTTCTGATAATATCAGAAGCAGTATGACAGATTGCAGGATACCATACCTTCGCTTAAGGCGTCAGACAAGAAATCAGGTCATAGAAAGAATACATAATTCAAGGGAAATGCAGATTTCCTTTTATCCGAATAGTAATAGCTGCGCAGAGGCTTTAACAGATACATCCGGAAAGATTCTTCTTACTACCGGCAGCAAAGAGCTTGCCATCTACAGCAGTAAGCCATGGCTTAAGGAAAGATTAATTGTAAGGGTATTGCCGGGAATTGAAAGTATTAATCTATGTTATGAGAAGGGATTGACCGGGAGACAGATAATTGCCATGCAAGGACCTTTTTCCGTTGAAATGAATGAAGCAATCATGAAACAATATGATATTAGCTGCCTTGTAACAAAGGAAAGCGGCAGCGCCGGGGGCTTTTTGCAAAAAATAAAAGCAGCAGAAAACCTTAATATTAAGGTTATGGTAATCGGAAATCCTGAGCCAGATGAAGGGTTAACCCAGACGGAAGTATATCTCGAACTGGAAAAGCTGACCGGAGTGAATCTTTTTGAGGAAGAAAAAGTAGAGATTTCCTTTATTGGGATGGGAATGGGTAATCCCAGGCTGCTTACAAAAGAAGCAGAAGAGAAGCTGAAAATAGCGGATGTTTGCTTCGGAGCTGAGCGGCTTGTAAATAGCATCCCCTGGATGAAAGAAAAGCATTCCTTTTATCTTGCTAGAGACATTATTCCTTGGCTGAAAGAACACAGAGTAAAGCAGGCAGCAGTACTTTTCTCAGGAGATACCGGCTTTTACAGCGGGTCCGAAAAACTTAGGGAAGCCTTAAAAGATGAGGCAGAAGCAGAGAATGGTTTAAAATCAGAGGTATTCATCTATCCGGGTATTTCCTCCATCTCTTATCTGGCAGCAAGACTTCAGACCAGCTGGCAGGAAGCAGAAATTATAAGTATTCATGGAAGAGCTGCCAATGTAGCCTGGGCTGTCAGAGCAAATAAAAAGACTTTTTTATTAGTATCAGGAGTTTCAGATGTGAGAACCCTTGGCTCTCTCCTGATGGCAGCCGGTATGGAGGAAGTAGTAATCTCTTTGGGTTATCAGCTATCTTATCCAGAAGAAGAAATTATAACTATTTCTCCCGCAGAATGCCTGACTTTAGAAAAAGAAGGACTCTATGCCTGTATGATAGTGAATGATAAAGCAGCAGAGAGAGTATTAACCCACGGAATGGCTGATGAGATGTTTATACGGGATAAAGTGCCTATGACGAAAGAAGAAATCCGGGAAATTTCAATATGCAAATTAGGCTTAGCAAAAACATCCGTACTTTATGACGTAGGAAGCGGAACCGGTTCTATTGCGGTGGAATGTGCAAGAATCTCAGAAGACATCCAGGTCTATGCTATTGAGAAGAAAGCGGAAGCTGCAAAGCTTATAAAAGTAAACCGTGCCCAATTTGGCTTAACCAATGTATCGGTGATACAGGGGGAAGCACCGGAGGCCTTCTTAAATCTTCCGTTTCCGACACATGCATTTATTGGAGGCAGCAGTGGAAATATGAAGGAAATACTGACAGCCATATACCGGAAGAATCCGGGAGCCCGCATTGTAATCAATGTTATAACCCTGGAAACACTCAGTGAAGTAACAGAGCTCCTTAGAACCTTGCCGGTGAGGCAGGAAGAAATAGTACAACTGCAGGTAAGCAAAGCCAGCAAAGCCGGCAGATACCATTTAATGAAGGCTGAGAATCCGGTCTATGTAATATCTTTCTTTTTCAAAGAAGAAGGACAGGAAAAGGTTTGA
- a CDS encoding cobyrinate a,c-diamide synthase gives MKAPRVMIAAPGSGSGKTLLTCVLLQVLKNMEKSVAAFKCGPDFIDPMFHQKIIEVPSKNLDTFLSDEDTARYLFLEDAKGKDISVIEGVMGLYDGLAGIKEEASSYHLARVTKTPVILVIDANGMGRSLIPLINGFLQYDRALLIKGVVLNNISGMFYELIKGEIERELPVTVLGYFPKQKEIKLESRHLGLKLPGEVKGLKEEIQKLAAVMTTTLNIRNVLDIALTAEDLTYSKKVSYRKPAISVPAAKKIRIGIARDEAFCFYYEDNLRLLKKYNAELVPFSPLWDKELPKDINGLILGGGYPELYAKVLSENQMMRESISTALSKGMPSIAECGGFMYLHENLVNMEGEAYPMVGAVRGSCLYTGKLVRFGYIELTGRAESYLGIGGKIRGHEFHYFDSTDNGTSCMAEKPVTERSWQCVHADANHWWGFPHLYYYSNIEYVSNFLEKAGEYEESA, from the coding sequence ATGAAAGCACCCCGAGTAATGATTGCAGCACCGGGAAGCGGCAGCGGAAAGACTCTTCTTACCTGTGTACTCCTGCAGGTACTTAAAAATATGGAGAAGAGCGTAGCTGCCTTTAAATGCGGGCCGGATTTTATTGATCCTATGTTTCATCAGAAAATCATCGAAGTACCATCAAAAAATCTGGATACTTTTCTTTCTGATGAAGATACTGCCAGATATTTATTTTTAGAGGATGCAAAGGGGAAAGATATTTCTGTTATAGAAGGAGTTATGGGACTTTATGATGGGCTTGCAGGGATAAAAGAGGAGGCTTCCTCCTATCATCTGGCAAGGGTCACAAAAACGCCGGTAATTCTTGTAATTGATGCCAATGGTATGGGCAGGTCCCTTATTCCATTAATCAACGGGTTCCTGCAGTATGACAGGGCACTCCTGATAAAGGGAGTGGTGCTAAATAATATTTCAGGGATGTTTTATGAGCTGATAAAAGGAGAGATAGAGCGGGAACTGCCGGTAACAGTACTTGGATATTTTCCGAAGCAGAAGGAAATCAAGTTGGAAAGCCGACATTTAGGGCTTAAACTCCCGGGGGAAGTAAAGGGTTTAAAAGAAGAAATCCAAAAGCTTGCGGCAGTTATGACAACTACTTTGAACATTCGTAATGTTCTAGACATTGCACTTACTGCAGAAGATTTAACTTATTCAAAAAAAGTATCCTATAGGAAGCCTGCAATATCGGTACCAGCTGCCAAAAAGATACGAATTGGAATAGCAAGAGATGAAGCTTTTTGCTTCTATTATGAAGATAATCTGAGACTTCTTAAGAAATATAATGCAGAGTTAGTTCCCTTCTCACCCTTGTGGGATAAAGAGCTGCCCAAAGATATAAATGGACTTATTCTGGGAGGAGGATATCCGGAATTATATGCAAAAGTCCTGTCGGAAAACCAAATGATGAGAGAGAGTATAAGCACTGCATTAAGTAAAGGAATGCCTTCCATTGCGGAGTGCGGCGGTTTTATGTATCTTCACGAAAATCTTGTTAATATGGAGGGTGAAGCTTATCCTATGGTCGGAGCTGTAAGAGGAAGCTGTCTTTATACCGGGAAACTGGTGCGCTTTGGTTACATAGAGCTGACAGGAAGGGCAGAAAGTTATCTTGGTATTGGCGGTAAAATCAGAGGGCATGAGTTTCATTACTTTGATAGTACAGATAACGGAACATCCTGTATGGCAGAAAAACCTGTTACAGAAAGAAGCTGGCAATGTGTTCATGCAGATGCTAATCATTGGTGGGGATTTCCGCACCTATATTACTACTCTAATATAGAATATGTCAGTAATTTCTTAGAAAAGGCAGGTGAATATGAAGAAAGCGCATAG